From a single Scomber japonicus isolate fScoJap1 chromosome 12, fScoJap1.pri, whole genome shotgun sequence genomic region:
- the LOC128369538 gene encoding mitochondrial ubiquitin ligase activator of nfkb 1-A yields MGDFPNPLVMIGVGSSFAFSGLFYHLYQEKKKELKKLKEIPIFKPDHHLVRVLRASPHKRLQYVAVEGLVQADGEPLASQFVPRCFGVVQKVAAEEHWKYWNSFTRTWKSRTLNKKETKNAVPFSLVSPGVYISDLYVKVQNPLEASGSYMDRIYHRVRRAEEGLVNVMLQGLNGEKPVAMEESEELLRVGSTLTGFGEVVLEGGQVMRLQAPQDGREYVLVPTDYRSFIDRHERSASMWKTLTAVTGITGASLLAGVIYNLVGKKDDRSQ; encoded by the exons ATGGGTGACTTTCCTAACCCTCTGGTTATGATTGGTGTGGGGTCCAGCTTCGCCTTTTCTGGCCTCTTTTATCATTTGTaccaagaaaagaagaaagagttGAAAAAGCTGAAG gaGATACCCATTTTCAAGCCGGATCATCACTTGGTCAGAGTACTGAGAGCATCTCCCCACAAGAGACTTCAGTATGTTGCTGTAGAAG GTCTGGTCCAGGCAGATGGGGAGCCTCTGGCCAGTCAGTTCGTCCCACGATGCTTTGGTGTTGTTCAGAAGGTAGCAGCTGAGGAACACTGGAAATACTGGAACTCCTTCACCAGGACGTG GAAATCTCGGACGTTGAACAAGAAAGAAACCAAAAACGCTGTTCCCTTCAGCCTGGTCAGCCCTGGGGTCTACATCTCTGACTTGTATGTGAAGGTGCAGAACCCTCTGGAGGCCTCTGGGTCCTACATGGACAGGATTTACCACCGAGTGAGACGTGCTGAGGAGGGCTTGGTGAACGTGATGCTGCAGGGCCTGAACGGGGAGAAACCTGTGGCGATGGAGGAAAGCGAGGAGCTGTTGCGGGTTGGTAGCACCTTGACTGGGTTTGGGGAGGTGGTGCTGGAGGGAGGCCAGGTGATGAGGCTCCAGGCCCCTCAGGATGGCCGTGAGTACGTCCTGGTGCCCACTGACTACAGGAGCTTCATAGACAGGCATGAGAGGTCAGCAAGCATGTGGAAGACGCTGACTGCAGTGACCGGCATCACTGGAGCTTCTCTTCTAGCTGGAGTGATTTACAACCTGGTGGGAAAAAAGGACGACAGATCGCAGTAG